A region from the Longimicrobiaceae bacterium genome encodes:
- the ftsE gene encoding cell division ATP-binding protein FtsE, with protein MIKLTGVHKQYPRSGAALTDVNLHVRKGELVFLTGHSGAGKSTILRLVQMAEMPSDGEVRVSGFSSRDIRQREIPQLRRRLGVVFQDFRLLRDRTAEENVAFALEVTGAKRSTIGQRVNRLLSQVGLAHKAQAYPDEMSGGERQRVAVARALANDPFVLLADEPTGNLDEWAARGVFELFREINALGMTVVMATHDLDLVRAHPEYRVIELSQGTIVYDSAATLEEQTS; from the coding sequence TTGATCAAGCTGACCGGCGTCCACAAGCAGTACCCCCGCTCGGGAGCCGCGCTCACCGACGTGAACCTGCACGTCCGCAAGGGTGAGCTGGTGTTCCTGACCGGCCACTCCGGCGCGGGCAAGTCCACCATCCTGCGCCTGGTGCAGATGGCGGAGATGCCGTCGGACGGCGAGGTGCGCGTGTCGGGCTTCAGCTCGCGCGACATCCGCCAGCGCGAGATCCCGCAGCTTCGCCGCCGCCTGGGCGTGGTGTTCCAGGACTTCCGCCTCCTGCGCGACCGCACGGCCGAGGAGAACGTGGCCTTCGCGCTGGAGGTGACGGGCGCCAAGCGCAGCACCATCGGCCAGCGCGTGAACCGCCTGCTCTCGCAGGTCGGCCTCGCGCACAAGGCGCAGGCGTACCCGGACGAGATGTCCGGCGGCGAGCGCCAGCGCGTGGCGGTGGCCCGGGCGCTCGCCAACGACCCGTTCGTGCTGCTGGCCGACGAGCCCACCGGCAACCTGGACGAGTGGGCGGCGCGCGGCGTGTTCGAGCTGTTCCGCGAGATCAACGCGCTGGGGATGACGGTGGTGATGGCCACCCACGACCTGGACCTGGTCCGCGCCCACCCGGAGTACCGCGTGATCGAGCTGTCGCAGGGCACCATCGTGTACGACTCGGCCGCCACGCTCGAGGAGCAGACGAGCTGA